From the genome of Laspinema palackyanum D2c:
CCGAAGTTTTATCCCAGTCCACTCGCAGTTACGATAAAGATGACAAATTTGCAGCTTATCGGAGTATCCCCAGTTTTAGCGAGTATTTGTTGATTGACCAATACACCGCCCATATTGAACATTACACCAAAACTGAAGGTCAGGCTTGGTTGTTCCGCGAGTATGATGGTTTAGAAGCAACGGTCTCATTTCAATCCTTTGACTTCTCTTTACAACTGCTTGATTTGTATGATAGAGTTGAGTTTTCATCGGAAGATGTGAAGGTTGAGTCAGATTTAGAAGAGAGTTGATTTCAGGTTTTGTTTTGAATTCAATTGCGGTTTTTCATGGGTTTAGGAGCAGTTTGTCCTCGAATTTAACCTTACTATTGCTTAGATTGAGGAGAATAGGGAAGGGAAATTGTAAATTCTGTTCCTTGGCCTAAAGTTGAATGGACCTCTAGGGAACCGGAGTGTTTTTCTACGATAATCTGGCGGGCGATCGCCAATCCTAATCCGGTCCCTTTCCCCACCTCTTTGGTCGTAAATAGATGCTCAAAAATTTTGGCTTGCAACGTTTCACTCATTCCCACTCCATTGTCTTGAATCCGAATAATCACCTGTTGTTGGTCACGGGAGAGCTCGGTTTTGACAATAATTTGATTATTAATTTCTCCATACTCACATCCTTGATTGGATTCTTCCAAGGCATCGATCGCATTGCTCAAAAGATTCATAAAAACTTGATTGAGTTGGCCCGCATAGCATTCGATCATCGGCAAATCACTATAGTCTTTGATGATTTTAATTTCCGGGCGATTTTCATTAGATTTAAGGCGATGTTTGAGCAGCATAATGGTACTATCGAGTCCGTGGTGAATATTGCAGGCTACGGGGCGATCGGTATCAGCACGAGAGAAGGTTCTCAGGCTATTACTAATATCGTTAATCCGCTTGACGCCTTCCTGCATAGAATCGATTAATTTTGGTAAGTCTTCTTGAATATAATCTAGCTCAATTTCTTCTATTTTATTTTGAAGTTCTGGGTCTAAGTTGGGATATTTTTCTTGAAATAACGCGAGCAAATCGAATAAATCAGTAATGTAATCTAAGGCTGGATTAATATTTCCGCTTAAGAAGTTAACAGGATTATTGATTTCGTGGGCGATGCCGGAAACGAGGTTTCCTAGGGCTGACATTTTTTCGCTTTGGACAATTTGGAGTTGTGCTTCTTTCAGTTCAGTTAAGGCTTGTTGGGCGGTTTGATAGAGACGGGCATTTTCTAAAGAAATAGCAGCTTGAGCACAAATTAGACTGAGGACTTCGACGCGATCGCTCGTAAATGCACCCACCGTCAGATGATTTTCCAGATATAAAACTCCAAACAACTGTCCTTGATTAATCAGCGGACTACAAAGCACACTTTTCGGCTGGTATTTTTGAATATAACTATCCGCCATAAACCGAGGATTAATGCGGGCATCGGCCAGGACCAAAGGTTTTAAAGTCCGCTTGACCCTATTCACTAAAGTAATCGGAACATCTAAACTGCATTCCAGAGGAATTGAAGAGAGAATTTCAGGAGATTTTCCAAATTCTATCAAAGCTCTTACCTGTAAATCCAGGTCTTGTTTAAGAAGCAGAACCCCCTTATTTGCCCCCGCATTGGCAATGATAATTTCTAAGATAACGGTTAAAAGTTTATCCAGTTGCATTTCACTAGAAATGGCTTGAGAGGCTTTGACTAAGGTTGCCAAATCTAGGGCCTCCGATATCCGGCTAGAGGTATGTTGAGATAGAATAATTTCTGCCTTAGTGGGTTCTGGCACAAAGCCAGTCTGGTGCGGTTGTTCTAAAAGCGGCGAGAGGAATTCAGGATAACGTTGTGCTAAATCAGCCACCTTGGCTGTAGCTCTCCATTGAGCATAACAATAGTAAGCTTCTTGAATATAACTTGCGGCCACTTTTTCTTTACCCCACCCTAGGTAAAATTCAGCAGCCAGTTCATTAGCTAAAGCTTCTTCTTGGAGATATTCATGTTGTTTAGCCCCAGCAATTGCCTGATCATACAGGTCTATCGCTTCGGACTTTTTCCCTAATACTCGACATTTTTCTGCCTCGACTAAACTAAGCTTATGGCCGTAATTCATGGGGGCATAATGCGCCCATTCCTCAAGAATGGTTTGATGATTGGCTAAGAGTTTGAGCGTATTAGCTTGCTCAGTTCCGGACTGAGTATTGCTTACTGCTAAATAGATGAGCGCCGCATAAAAATGGAAAATAGGGGTGTGAATTGAGCCGAAAACCGCTTGCAAAGCTTGGTTAGCTTCGGCCATATAGGTGAGGGCATTTTGTGGCTGATGAAATAGATAATCCAGAATGAGCTTGTAGGTATAGAGATAAGCCAAGCCTGAGATTTCATTATCTTTCTGATACTGGCTAATCATCACGGTCTCATTGTAGAAGTTTCCAATTAATAGCTCTTTTTGCGGGGCGGTTCCCATCAAATTATGAAGCATCTGTTGGGTCATCTTGAGGTAAAGTACGGGAGAATTCTGCTTGGCTTTAGTTAAAACCCCACAGTAATTCTCTATTTCTGCCTCCAAATTTTCCAGTCCGACCCCCGCGAAGAAATTATTATAAAAATAAACTGCAATATTATAACCACCCGTCAAAAAATCGCCGATTTCCATACCCGCCAAATAACCTTCTTTCACCTTGGGGAGAGTGGCTCTTAAATTTTCATAACGATGTTGGATAAAAAATCCAAACCATAGTAAAGTCATCGGCTTGAATTCCCGCACATTTAACCGCTCCAGTAAACTTAGTGCTAGACACCCAAATCGATAGCCTGTTTCTACCTCGCCCAAAAAAGCACAGAGCACCATGCCATAACTGGCATAGCCAATGGTTGATGCAGGTGCATTTCCAAATTTTAGGGATAGACTCACAATGGTGGAACATAACAGCGGTTGTAACCCGGGACTGGCTTGATAAACCGGCGGAAATAATAAGGCTAACAGTTCCATTGCGGCGATCGTCTGAGGATCCTTGATCACCGGCAGATTAACCAACTCCTCAATCTGGGTATCCTGAAGTTGCACCGCTAAGGTTTTGAGCGCTTCGTCGGTCAAGGCTTGATCCGGTTCAGAGGAGAACTCCACCCCCAATTGTTTGAGCGCCTTTTGACCGATCGCGATCGCCTCTAACATCCGATTCTGGGTAGTCCTAGCGCTGATTTGAATTTGATAAATCTTCACCTGATCGAGTAAAGTTCTCGCGCATTTTAAAACCTGTTCTCCAAAATAATCCAGCTCATCAAAATTCGCATTTAGATAAGCGATTTCTGCCGCATTTACATAACAGATTAGAGTTAATTCATACTGACTTTGCCAACAGTTATCATCCAGCAAGTCTAATCCAATTTGCACAAAAGTTTTTGCGGCGGAATAGGCTGTGGAATTTCTAGCTTTTTGGGCAGCGGCCAAGTTAAGGCGGACTAACCCTTCCCGTTCCTGGGGTAGAGTGATTAACTCTTGGCCTAAATTAAAATGCCCGACAATATCAAACAGGTTCTCCTCTTTTTCTACCTCCGACAAGTTTTGTTGCAGGAGTTTACCAATCTGATAATGGATCTGCTTTTTTTGCGGTTCAGGAATCAGGGAATAGCTGGCTTGTTGAACCCGATCATGTAAAAATCGATAAGTGGGATTGGCTGAAGCCTGGACCACTTCCTCAGTCTCAGATTCAGTAAACAACTTATAAATTTTTGTGGTGGGAATTACCAACCCTTTCTGCAAGGCTTGCCATAAAGCCGTTGCCGTCATCCCCTGGGAGTTTTCACTGACAATGGCTAAGGTATTCAAATCAAACTCTGCTCCAATACAAGCCGCTAGTTTGAGAATTTCCTGGGTTTCTCTCGGCAACTTTTGTAATTGCAATGCCATAAACTCTACCACGTCATCCGTAATAGCTAGGGCTTTGACTTGGGCCATATCGCACTGCCACCCCCCTTGAATTTTTCCTGAATTCAGGGGAGAGTGATGGCGCTTCAAGGTAATCAGATTATCTTCATACAAGGCATTGAGGAACCGCGTGGCAAAGAAAGGATTACCTTGAGTTTTTTGATAAATTAATTCGGTTAAAGATTCCGTTATAGATAACGGGGAATTTAAGGTTTCTGATACCAACTGATTGAGGTGATTTTGGCTTAAGGCGGACAAGGTAATTGTATTGA
Proteins encoded in this window:
- a CDS encoding trifunctional serine/threonine-protein kinase/ATP-binding protein/sensor histidine kinase, which gives rise to MKILDTLPGYQIYETLYKGTKTLVYRGIRLSDQQPVVIKVLRNEHPNFYEVVQFRNQYIIAKNLNYPGIIKPLSLEVYRNSYALVMEDFGGVSLAHYFHRANENNTLSQPLTLLEIVKIALKVTEVIHNLHQNQVIHKDIKPANILINRKTQEVKLIDFSISSLLPREIQQIENSNELEGTLAYLSPEQTGRMNRGIDYRSDFYSWGVTCYELFTGQLPFISEDAIELVHCHLAKPPIPIHKINPSIPLPLSKIVMKMMEKNAEDRYQSALGIKHDLEICLAQLEQTGQIQDFEIGEQDISDRFMIPEKLYGREAEVTQLLNAFERASQGASEMMLVAGFSGIGKTAVIHEVHKPIVRKRGYFIQGKYEQFNRNIPFGAFVQAFQDLIEQLLSESDTQLQTWKTKLLEAVGENGQVLIEVIPELENIIGKQRSAPELSGTAAQNRFNLLFQKFVQVFTHQDHPLVIFLDDLQWADSASINLLKILMQEGGYLLVLGAYRDNEVSPIHPFILAVDEMVKNGDQVNTITLSALSQNHLNQLVSETLNSPLSITESLTELIYQKTQGNPFFATRFLNALYEDNLITLKRHHSPLNSGKIQGGWQCDMAQVKALAITDDVVEFMALQLQKLPRETQEILKLAACIGAEFDLNTLAIVSENSQGMTATALWQALQKGLVIPTTKIYKLFTESETEEVVQASANPTYRFLHDRVQQASYSLIPEPQKKQIHYQIGKLLQQNLSEVEKEENLFDIVGHFNLGQELITLPQEREGLVRLNLAAAQKARNSTAYSAAKTFVQIGLDLLDDNCWQSQYELTLICYVNAAEIAYLNANFDELDYFGEQVLKCARTLLDQVKIYQIQISARTTQNRMLEAIAIGQKALKQLGVEFSSEPDQALTDEALKTLAVQLQDTQIEELVNLPVIKDPQTIAAMELLALLFPPVYQASPGLQPLLCSTIVSLSLKFGNAPASTIGYASYGMVLCAFLGEVETGYRFGCLALSLLERLNVREFKPMTLLWFGFFIQHRYENLRATLPKVKEGYLAGMEIGDFLTGGYNIAVYFYNNFFAGVGLENLEAEIENYCGVLTKAKQNSPVLYLKMTQQMLHNLMGTAPQKELLIGNFYNETVMISQYQKDNEISGLAYLYTYKLILDYLFHQPQNALTYMAEANQALQAVFGSIHTPIFHFYAALIYLAVSNTQSGTEQANTLKLLANHQTILEEWAHYAPMNYGHKLSLVEAEKCRVLGKKSEAIDLYDQAIAGAKQHEYLQEEALANELAAEFYLGWGKEKVAASYIQEAYYCYAQWRATAKVADLAQRYPEFLSPLLEQPHQTGFVPEPTKAEIILSQHTSSRISEALDLATLVKASQAISSEMQLDKLLTVILEIIIANAGANKGVLLLKQDLDLQVRALIEFGKSPEILSSIPLECSLDVPITLVNRVKRTLKPLVLADARINPRFMADSYIQKYQPKSVLCSPLINQGQLFGVLYLENHLTVGAFTSDRVEVLSLICAQAAISLENARLYQTAQQALTELKEAQLQIVQSEKMSALGNLVSGIAHEINNPVNFLSGNINPALDYITDLFDLLALFQEKYPNLDPELQNKIEEIELDYIQEDLPKLIDSMQEGVKRINDISNSLRTFSRADTDRPVACNIHHGLDSTIMLLKHRLKSNENRPEIKIIKDYSDLPMIECYAGQLNQVFMNLLSNAIDALEESNQGCEYGEINNQIIVKTELSRDQQQVIIRIQDNGVGMSETLQAKIFEHLFTTKEVGKGTGLGLAIARQIIVEKHSGSLEVHSTLGQGTEFTISLPYSPQSKQ